AGGTGACTAAGACTTGCTTCTTCTCGAATAATGCGAAAAGACTTTCGATAAATGTCAGTGCCATTTCGAATATAGTCGAACATGTTCTGAGTCTTAAAACTCCTAAACCAAGGCAGGACAGTGCAGATCAAAAGGCAGGGAGGATTGCGATCGCAGTAAAAATTGAATCAAAGACTCTGAAGTAGAGTTCCTTTGCAATTGGTAGCGTTGCAGCACCTCTGTTATGAATGAAATAACCTGTTGAAAATCCAGGATAGGACCAAGGATTCGATCAAAACGATGATTATCGCCGAAGAAAATATTATATCGCTCACTGGTCGTCTGTTCACCAGAAGAATCGGCTGCAAGAATCGTAATCTGGGCTGGGCTTGACTGAGCACAAAACTTAGAACAAGCGCTGATGTGGATATTAACTGCTTCAGTGAGGTTCACCGTCTGATCAATCGATTGCAACAGTTTTTTGGCAAGTGCGTGGGTCGGTGCCGCCGCTGATTTACAAACAGGTTGACCTGCACAAGCAACGATGACAGGTTGACTTGGAATTGTTTTGAAACCGATTGATTGGAATTGCGCTTCAGCCTCTAAAGCTTGATGAGCAGTTAAGTGAGGAATAATCAGACCTTGCCAGGGTGTCAAACGCAACTCTTGACAGCCCCAATCTGTCAAAACCGAAATTAATGTCTTGAGTTGAGCATGGGTTATCTGGCCTAGAAAGGGAGAAGCACCGAGATAGAAAAGATCAGACTCTTTCTGAGGTTGAATACCAAATTGTCGATAGGGCTGACTGGCTGGCAGAAGTTTCTCAGTCAGATGCAGAGATTGCTGAGACTGCTCTTGAACAGACTGCAACAATCGCTCGACACCCCAATCTTCAAGCAGCGATCGCAGGCGTACTTTTGCAGATGAGTCAGTCGATACAATCTGTTGAGTGTAATGGTGATAGATCTCAGTTAAAGCTGAAATAGTTGGGAATAATGCTTCAGGAGAAATTGCATACTGCGTATTAATCAGTTTCTTTTCACCAGCAACTTGCAACAAAAAACGAGTTTGCTGATCGTCTAGTTGAACAGCAGTCAACTGAATGTCATTCAGCCGGTGCTCCCATGACACGGGCGATCGCGAACCAATGCCAACACAACCACCACCATCTAGACCAAAACTAAATTTGGCAGAGAGCCTCTGATATTCGGGATGCTGTTGCAAAAACTGATCGATTTGCTGAATGTAAGGCCGCGTATCTAGAATCTCTTCTGGATCAATCCCTGCGGTTGGGCTACCCATTAAATTGCGCAGATGATCAGTGTGAGGATTTACTGCTGCTAAGCCAACAGCTTGCAGTCGACTAAACTCGGCGTCATCTAGAGCGCGCTGGATACCACGAATTTGGAGATTGGCCCGATTTGTGATTTGCAGCCGATCGCAATTCAGATCAACTAATAAATCCGCAATAACTTTCAGTTGAGACAGGTGCAGAATCCCAGCGGGAATGCGAATTCTGAGAAGAAACCCATCTTGAGCCCGGGTGCCATAGAACAGCCCCGGACAAGCATTCGCCTGTGTCAACCAACTCATTCTGATCGCCTTCTCTGTGCTGCGCAGAGAACCTCAGCAAATGAATGTCTTCAAGACACTCCTCAAGGCTGGCATTCTGACTCCAGAAGCTTCTAGAGATCTCAGAAAAGAGAAATCACCATTATTGGCGATCGCGATATCTAGAAGTTGATTACAGTTGCGGCACAGTACCGGAATCGCACCGGACTTTCCCAATCCTTAAGCTTCAGCAGCATAGCATGGGGCTGGATCTAGCCTACTCGAGCATTACTTTTTACGAAGATGATAAATACCCCTTCCTCAACTCCATGGCTATCGATCGTTGGGATTGGTGAAGAGGGGTGGACTACCTTAACCCCAGTTGCTCAACAGTGCATTACCCAAGCAGAGATCCTCGTCGGCAGCGATCGCCATTTTGCTCTGATCCCTCCTGTGGCTGCACCAGAACAGTGGCGTTGGGGATCTCCCTTCTCAGCCACAATCGCTCGGATCCTAGAACGGCGTGGTCAGTCGGTCTGTGTGCTGGCCAGTGGTGACCCCATGTGCTTTGGCGTTGGCAGTCTTCTGGCGCAACGACTTCCGCTTGCTGAGCTCCAGATTTTGCCTGCTCCTTCGGCCTTCAGCTTGGCCTGTGCCCGCTTGGGCTGGGCGTTACCAGAAATTGAAACTCTGAGCCTCTGCGGTCGTGATCCGGCACTACTGAATGCGTTGCTCTATCCCGGCGCCAAAATTTTGGCCCTCAGTGCCGATAGCTCAACCCCAGCCACAATCGCGCAACAACTTTGTCAACAGGGCTGGGGTGCCAGTCACCTCATGGTTTTGGAACATCTCGGCGGCTCTCAAGAACGCATCGTCAGCGAAGTCGCTGAGACTTGGTCCAATCCTGCAATCGCCGCTCTTAATACTGTTGCTATTGAGTGCCGAGCCAGTGATGGTGCCAGATACTTCCCGCCTCGCCTCGCCGGACTCCCCGATGCGGCCTACCACCACGATGGGCAACTGACCAAACGAGAAGTACGCGCCATCACCATGGCAGCTCTGGCCCCCTGCCCAGGACAACTTCTTTGGGATGTGGGCGCAGGCTGTGGATCGATTGGCATTGAATGGATGCGCAGCGATCGCCGTTGCCGCGCCATCGCCATCGAGCAACACCCCCAGCGGTTGCAATTCATTACCCAGAATGCGATCGCCCTAGGGACACCCAACCTACAAATCGTCGCGGGTTCAGCACCCACTGCGTTGGACGGGTTGCCACAACCCGATGCCATCTTCATTGGAGGCGGCGTCACTGTGCCCGGTGTACTGGACCGGTGTTGGCAAGCCCTCAAAGTCGGTGGCCGATTGGTCGTCAATGCTGTCACGTTGGAAAGCGAGCAGCTCCTATTGACGGAACAGCAGCGATTGGGCGGTGAACTGAGCCGCGTAGCTGTGCAGCGCGCTGAACCGATCGGTCGCTTTTTCAGCTGGAAAGCACTGGCTCCCATTACACAATGGACGGTCATCAAAAAAGCCTAGGCGATCGCACCTAGGCCACAGGAACACAGGAGAACTGAAAAACGGAACGATTGGACTAGTGCAGCAGCTCTAGATAGTCACGGATCTGATTGCGTCGCCGTGGATGCCGTAGCTTTTGGAGGGCTTTGGCCTCAATTTGGCGTACACGTTCCCGAGAGAGATCCAGAACTTGTCCAATCTCTGCTAAGGAGTAAATCTGGCCATCTCTCAGACCAAAGCGCATCCGAATTACGTCACGTTCTCGATGATTCAGTTCAAGCAAAAGTCGCTGTAAATCTTGGCTGAGAGACTCCTGCGTCAGCCGTTCTTCAGGGGTAAAGTCAGTTGTCTCCAGCAAATCCCCCAACTCTGTATCTTTTTCTTTGCCAACCCTTGTCTCAAGAGAGATAGATTTCGGCACGCGTAGTAAGACTTCCCGAACTTGATCTGGGGTCATTTCGAGCTCGTGAGCAATTTCCTCTAAGTTGGCAGTTCGACCTTTGGTCTGGGCAATTTTTCGCTGTGCTTTTTTGATGCGATTCAATTTTTCTGTGACATGAACTGGAAGGCGAATAGTCCGACTCTGGGTGGCGATTGCCCGGGTAATTCCTTGGCGAATCCACCAATAGGCATAGGTACTAAACCGATAGCCTTTCGTCGGATCAAACTTCTCAACTGCCCGCTCGAGGCCTAGCGTTCCTTCCTGAACCAGATCCAGTAGCTCTAGACCTCGATTCTGATACTTTTTAGCAACAGAAACCACTAGACGCAGATTGGCTTTGATCATGTGATCTTTAGCCCGCTGACCTTCTTTGCAAATATCCTTCAACTCGTCTAGGTCAAGCTGGCAAACTTCAGCCCAACGACGAAGCCCGAGCTGTAGTGCTTGGCGTACCTCCGCAATAGGTCGGTCGACAATCTTGGCCCATGCCTCGAAGGAAGGACGATGTCCGAGTTGAGCGGTGAGGCGATCGCGGCTCTCTTGAAGATCTACATAATCTTTAAGAACACCACCTTCTTCAACAGCAGCACAATTCCGAATTGTTAATAGCTGCATATAACGCTGAACCCAGCGTGCCTCACTCACTTCTTCATCACGACCGAGCAGGCGAACCCGACCGATATCTTGTAAGTAAAGCCGAATCAAATCAGTGGATTGTCGGCTAGAAGGAGCAGTTTCTTGGGGGTCGGAAGTTGGCGTTTCTGACAAAGCGATAGGTGCCGACGAAACTGCTTCGTATTCCGTGGTGTTGGTGAAATAGGCAGCCGTCATGGTGAAGATCCAGTTTGTTACAGGACTCACGCCTTGCTTCAGTGACTCCAGATTTGGCAATCCACTCAAAAGCAAGTGCTCATCTGGAAGATAGTCTCTCTATAAAAAATAAAAATGCTGCCAAAGCCCTAGCTGTCTTTAGATTTCGCCCAAAGTGTAAGCTCTCAGTAAAGCCTCGATGTTGCTTTGGTATTTATCAAGTTTTAGTCCTTAAGGCTTGAACTTTTGTATCGCCTGAAGCAGGGAAACCTTTGAAGTAAAGAACTGTCAAGAATTCTCAGTAAAAGAGGGTTAGGACTGATCAATCTTGACCGGTGGCCGATCGCGACTCACCAACGACAGCTAGCATTCTGTCCTGCCTTCCATCGTCTTTTACCCTCTCAAGATGCGAAGGTGGTCAGTGGGTTGCCTGATATCCCTGCCCTGAGTGCACCAGCGATTTAATCAGCCTGTTCTTTTCTCAGAATTATGACTACAGCATTTAATAACCCTTACCTGCCCAAATATGTCTGTCAGGCGTTAGCTCAGTCCGCCATGACCTGAGCTAGCATCCACTCGCCTGCGATCGCAGCTCTATTGCCACCCGTAAGCCGCTGGCTATAGGCAGCAGGTATTGCCGCTGCACAGTATCCTTTTCTCAACAGCGGCGAGTATGATGGAATCTTCCTGTAGTTTCCCCGCTTTAGGCCAAGCCTTAACAGAGCGATCTTCCAAAGGGTTGCCCTGAGGATCTTGCCGAACGTTGCTGTATGACCGATCAGCTCGTAAAATCCGTGAGCAAAATCGCTCATCAGTACTGCCTTCTAAGCATGCCCAAGGCCGAGGCGTGATGAATCAAAGGCTGATCCTACTGATACCGCTCCTCATAAAATGCTGTGCCGCGATCGGCTGTGAAGCAAGAGCAGAGTAGGCCAATGTTGTTATTTGCTGTTGTTTGGGGTTAGGAGGTTGTCGTTGTCACAGGGCTATCGTGTTGCAATCCTTGGAGCGACCGGTGCAGTTGGAACTGAGCTGCTGCAAATCCTAGAAGAACGTCATTTCCCGATCGCTGAGCTGCGGCTGTTGGCATCCCCACGATCCGCAGGTCAGACTCTGACCTTTGCAGGCGAAACGCTCACCATTCAGGAGGCGACTCCCACTGCTTTCCATGGACTAGATATTGTTCTGGCCTCTGCGGGTGGCAGCACTTCCAAGGCTTTAGCGGAAGCGATCGTGGCTGCTGGCGCTGTCATGATCGATAACTCCAGCGCCTTCCGGATGGACCCGACTGTGCCTCTTGTGGTACCGGAAGTCAATCCAGAAGCGGCAGCGCACCATCAAGGCATCATTGCCAACCCAAACTGCACGACGATTCTGATGGCGATCGCCCTCTGGCCGTTGCAGCAGCGTCATCCGATTCGACGGATTGTGGTTTCTACCTATCAGTCCGCCAGCGGTGCTGGGGCGCGGGCCATGGCAGAAGTGCAGGAACAAAGCCGAGCCATCTTGGCCGGTCAGCCAGCTGTTGCAGAAGTCCTGCCCTATCCCTTGGCTTTCAACCTCTTCCCGCACAACTCGCCGCTGACAGAGTCGGGCTACTGCGAAGAAGAGCTGAAGATGCTCAATGAAAGCCGCAAGATTTTTGGTCTGCCTGACCTTAAGCTGACTGCGACCTGCGTACGAGTACCCGTCTTGCGCGCTCATTCAGAGGCAATCAATATCGAGTTCACGGAACCATTCTCGGTGGCCGAAGCCCGCGAAGCGATCGCAGCAGCCCCCGGAGCACGCCTCCTCGAAGATTGGGATCGGAATTACTTCCCGATGCCGATTGAGGCCAGTGGCGAAGATGATGTTTTAGTTGGGCGCATCCGTCAGGATCTATCTGAGCCCAACGCCTTGGAGTTGTGGATCTGTGGCGATCAGATTCGCAAAGGGGCAGCCCTGAATGCAGTGCAAATCGCTGAGCTACTGGTTGACCGCCAGTGGCTGCGATCGCCGGCTCTCACTCACTAACGCTGGAAGCGCACGATGCCACAGTCGTACCCTTTCGGTCGTGTGATCACGGCCATGATTACGCCATTTACTGCTGAAGGCCAAGTCGCTTACGACATTGCCCAATCCCTGGCGATTCATTTGGTGGATCAAGGCAGTGATGGCCTCGTGATCTGCGGCACCACCGGCGAGTCACCCACCCTCACTTGGGAGGAAGAGCACCAGCTCTTTCGGGCGGTGAAAGAAGCCGTGGGCGATCGCGCTGTAGTGATCGCTGGTACTGGTTCCAACTGCACCCGCGAGGCGATCACCGCCACTCAAAGTGCTGCAGCCTTGGGGCTAGACGGGAGCTTGCAAGTTGTACCCTACTACAACAAGCCACCGCAGGAAGGCCTGTACGCCCACTTTCGCGCGATCGCGGAAGCCTGTCCTGACTTCCCGTTGATGCTGTATAACATCCCCGGACGGACTGGCCAAAGCCTTCAACCCGAAACGGTTGCTAGACTAGCGACACTTCCGAATGTGGTCGCCATCAAAGCAGCGAGTGGCAATGTTGAAGAAGTCAGCGCACTGCGTCAGCTGCTGCCCGCTTCCTTTGCTATCTACTCCGGCGATGACTCGCTCACTCTGCCCATGTTGGCTGTAGGGGCTCAGGGTGTTGTCAGTGTTGCCAGCCATCTGGTTGGACCACAGTTGCAAACCCTCATTCAAGCCTTTGAAGCAGGGAATGTGGCGCAAGCGCAGCAGTTACACCAGCAGCTTTATCCGCTGTTTAAGGCGTTGTTCCTGACCACCAATCCCATCCCTGTGCGGGCAGCCCTCGAGCTTTTGGGATGGTCCATTGGCCAGCCTCGCCTCCCGCTGGTTCCTGCAAGCCCAGAAATTCGTCAAACCTTGGCGAGTTGTTTAGCGGAACTAGGTCTATACGAACCCTAGTCCGTTCCCCAAGTTTGTCCTTTCCTTCATTTGTTGATTCTCAAGCCTATGCCTTCTCCAAAACCCACAATTATTTCCAAAACCAGTGCTGCTTCTACGGCAGACCGACTGCGGATCATTCCCCTGGGCGGCCTGCATGAAATTGGTAAGAACACTTGCATCTACGAAGTCGGCGACGAAATTCTGCTGGTTGATGCTGGGTTAGCCTTCCCGACTGATGGGATGCACGGGGTGAATGTCGTGCTCCCGGATATGACCTATCTGCGCGAAAACCAGCACCGCATTAAGGCGATGGTGGTCACCCATGGTCACGAAGACCACATCGGCGGCATTCCCTTCCACCTGCGTCAGCTCGATATCCCGATCATCTATGGGCCACGCCTTGCCATG
The sequence above is a segment of the Synechococcus elongatus PCC 11801 genome. Coding sequences within it:
- the cobG gene encoding precorrin-3B synthase → MSWLTQANACPGLFYGTRAQDGFLLRIRIPAGILHLSQLKVIADLLVDLNCDRLQITNRANLQIRGIQRALDDAEFSRLQAVGLAAVNPHTDHLRNLMGSPTAGIDPEEILDTRPYIQQIDQFLQQHPEYQRLSAKFSFGLDGGGCVGIGSRSPVSWEHRLNDIQLTAVQLDDQQTRFLLQVAGEKKLINTQYAISPEALFPTISALTEIYHHYTQQIVSTDSSAKVRLRSLLEDWGVERLLQSVQEQSQQSLHLTEKLLPASQPYRQFGIQPQKESDLFYLGASPFLGQITHAQLKTLISVLTDWGCQELRLTPWQGLIIPHLTAHQALEAEAQFQSIGFKTIPSQPVIVACAGQPVCKSAAAPTHALAKKLLQSIDQTVNLTEAVNIHISACSKFCAQSSPAQITILAADSSGEQTTSERYNIFFGDNHRFDRILGPILDFQQVISFITEVLQRYQLQRNSTSESLIQFLLRSQSSLPFDLHCPALV
- the cbiE gene encoding precorrin-6y C5,15-methyltransferase (decarboxylating) subunit CbiE, which codes for MINTPSSTPWLSIVGIGEEGWTTLTPVAQQCITQAEILVGSDRHFALIPPVAAPEQWRWGSPFSATIARILERRGQSVCVLASGDPMCFGVGSLLAQRLPLAELQILPAPSAFSLACARLGWALPEIETLSLCGRDPALLNALLYPGAKILALSADSSTPATIAQQLCQQGWGASHLMVLEHLGGSQERIVSEVAETWSNPAIAALNTVAIECRASDGARYFPPRLAGLPDAAYHHDGQLTKREVRAITMAALAPCPGQLLWDVGAGCGSIGIEWMRSDRRCRAIAIEQHPQRLQFITQNAIALGTPNLQIVAGSAPTALDGLPQPDAIFIGGGVTVPGVLDRCWQALKVGGRLVVNAVTLESEQLLLTEQQRLGGELSRVAVQRAEPIGRFFSWKALAPITQWTVIKKA
- the sigC gene encoding RNA polymerase sigma factor SigC, whose product is MTAAYFTNTTEYEAVSSAPIALSETPTSDPQETAPSSRQSTDLIRLYLQDIGRVRLLGRDEEVSEARWVQRYMQLLTIRNCAAVEEGGVLKDYVDLQESRDRLTAQLGHRPSFEAWAKIVDRPIAEVRQALQLGLRRWAEVCQLDLDELKDICKEGQRAKDHMIKANLRLVVSVAKKYQNRGLELLDLVQEGTLGLERAVEKFDPTKGYRFSTYAYWWIRQGITRAIATQSRTIRLPVHVTEKLNRIKKAQRKIAQTKGRTANLEEIAHELEMTPDQVREVLLRVPKSISLETRVGKEKDTELGDLLETTDFTPEERLTQESLSQDLQRLLLELNHRERDVIRMRFGLRDGQIYSLAEIGQVLDLSRERVRQIEAKALQKLRHPRRRNQIRDYLELLH
- a CDS encoding aspartate-semialdehyde dehydrogenase, with amino-acid sequence MSQGYRVAILGATGAVGTELLQILEERHFPIAELRLLASPRSAGQTLTFAGETLTIQEATPTAFHGLDIVLASAGGSTSKALAEAIVAAGAVMIDNSSAFRMDPTVPLVVPEVNPEAAAHHQGIIANPNCTTILMAIALWPLQQRHPIRRIVVSTYQSASGAGARAMAEVQEQSRAILAGQPAVAEVLPYPLAFNLFPHNSPLTESGYCEEELKMLNESRKIFGLPDLKLTATCVRVPVLRAHSEAINIEFTEPFSVAEAREAIAAAPGARLLEDWDRNYFPMPIEASGEDDVLVGRIRQDLSEPNALELWICGDQIRKGAALNAVQIAELLVDRQWLRSPALTH
- the dapA gene encoding 4-hydroxy-tetrahydrodipicolinate synthase, with the protein product MPQSYPFGRVITAMITPFTAEGQVAYDIAQSLAIHLVDQGSDGLVICGTTGESPTLTWEEEHQLFRAVKEAVGDRAVVIAGTGSNCTREAITATQSAAALGLDGSLQVVPYYNKPPQEGLYAHFRAIAEACPDFPLMLYNIPGRTGQSLQPETVARLATLPNVVAIKAASGNVEEVSALRQLLPASFAIYSGDDSLTLPMLAVGAQGVVSVASHLVGPQLQTLIQAFEAGNVAQAQQLHQQLYPLFKALFLTTNPIPVRAALELLGWSIGQPRLPLVPASPEIRQTLASCLAELGLYEP